In the Candidatus Chlamydia sanziniae genome, CTTATGCTAAATCCTTACGTGCTAAAGTTTTGGACTGTATTAGGGGAATTCTTCCCGCAGCAACCCTCACAAATCTAGGATTTTTTGCTAATGGGAGATTTTGGCAAAATCTCATCCACAAGTTACAAGCTCACAATCTTTCAGAGCTAAGGTTATTGGGAGAACAATCTTTAACAGAGCTTATGAAGATCATCCCTTCTTTTTTAAGTCGTGCGGAACCACATCATCATCACCACCAAGCAATGTTACAATACCGTCAAACACTACAAAAACAAATGAAAAGCGTTGCGAAGCACTTTGCTTTAGAAAAAGAAACTTCGCAAACTTGTTCTAGTGTTCGATTAATTTATGGCGATCCTGAAGGCATTTATAAAATTGCGGCAGCTTTTCTTTTTCCTTATTCCCAAAGGTCCTTCTCTGATCTTATCATTACTTGTAAGCAGATGTCTCAGGAGGATCTTTTTCAAGTTTTGGATAGTAGTGTTGCAGCCAGAGAAAACCGCAGGCATAAATCTCCTCGTGGTTTGGAGTGTGTGGAATTTGGTTTTGATATAATGGCAGATTTTGGAATTTACAGAGATTTGCAAAGGCATAGAACCTTAACTCAGGAACGTCAGTTACTTTCTGTAAACCATGGCTATACTTTGCCTGAAGATTTATTAGACACCCCTATGGAAAAGCCTTATCGCGATGCTATGGCACGAGCTTATGAAGCTTACAATCAGATTGCTCAAGAGTTTCCTGAAGAAGCACAGTATGTTGTTCCTATGGCGTATAATATCCGTTGGTTTTTCCACATAAATGTCAGAGCTCTCCAATGGCTTTGTGAATTACGCTCTCAACCTCAAGGCCATCCAAACTATCGCGCTGTCGCTATAAATATGACTCAAGAAATAATAAAATTTGATCCTCTGTATCAGATGTTTTTTAAATTCGTTAACTATTCTGATGTAGGCTTGGGGCGATTGCATCAGGAAATTCGAAAGGAAATCCCTTCATAACGGAATCTTTGCATTTACATGAACCCCAACGGATGATATTTTTATTCTTTTTTACTAGAGAAAATTCATAGAATGAAGGACCTTATAGATAATAATTTAGTTCGGTTTAAGAATATCTCCAAAACAAAAGAAGGTATTTTTGTAAATTTTAAGGTAAAAGGAATTAAGGGGGGTGCTTCATTTACCGCATCTATAGCTGTAGATATAGATTCTGCAGATGTTTCTTTTGGAGATTCTATGGAAGTGATAATAGAAAAGTGTGCTCAAATCGGAGTTGCTGAATTTCAAAAATGCGAGTTTCAATTTGAAGGGATTACCTACTTATAGAAATTTGTTTTCCTGGGTGTAGCGCAGACTGGTAGCGCACTTGCATGGGGTGCAAGGGGGCGGAGGTTCAAATCCTCTCACCCAGATTTTCCTTCATAAGCCTTTATTGAGGATTTCTAAGACCTAGCTTTAGTTAAGAACGTGTGTGTCGAGGTTTCTCAAGAATTCAACAAGAGCTTCAAACTCCAATGTATTTTTTAACCCTCCAGCTACGAGACTCTCTAAGAGCTTTAGACAATTGTTTGCAGATAGATTTAACAATTCCAAGGCTTCTGATTCGCCAAAAAGTAGGGCATAATTTAGACTAATGTTTTTACGATCTTGTTGAAGATCTAAAAAGTCGTCTTTTGTTTGAAAGAGCAAACCGAAATTGTGAGCGAATTCTGTAATTACAGGAGCATAGTTAGGATCCCCTCCACCAAATAACCAGCCAGACATACAAGCAATTTCAAAAAGCGTACTGGTTTTTTTTATCATGATAGATTGTACATGTTCTTTACCCTGGTTTAAAAAAAACATATCATCGTATTGACCTCCTAACACCCCACTGAATCCTATATTTTTATCAATAACATCACTCACGACATTATAGGCAAAATCTACGGCTTGAGGATCATAGCCTTTTTCTTTGAGTTTTTTTGCATTTAATCGAAGGTGGGAGTAAGCAACGGGAATCAAAGCATAAGATGCGAGTAATGCGGAGACTTCATTAAAAGCTTTGTGAACGCTGGCGCGCCCTCGTCGTTCATCATCATTATCCATGCAGGGTAAGTCATCAGCAATGAGTGTGGATGTGTGAACAAATTCTATGGCTAATGCGGAGTCCATAACATTATGATTAAGGCCTAAACTTTGCGCAATCATGCAGACTAAAAGAGGACGTATGCGCTTGCCTCCGCCTTTTAAAGCATACTCTATAGGAGCTCGAAGGGGATGTTTTGGACTACCGAATTCTTCTAAAGCATCTTCTATAGCTGTTTCTATGGGAGGGCAATAGGTATTAAAAATTTCTATTATATTCATATAATCTATTTCCTAAGTGACTTTCCCAGGATAGACTAAAATTCCAGGAGGAATGTGGTGTCCAGGATTGATCACTACATTACATCCCACGGAAACATTTTTTCCTAAAAAGGCACCAACTTTACGACGACCTGTATGTAATTTTTCTGAATTGGAATATACACAAATTTCTTCTCCGTCTAAACGGAAATTTGCACAACGTACTCCAGCTCCAAGGTTAACACCATAACTTAAGACTGAATCACCTAAATAAGCAAAATGAGCAGCTTTAACTCGATGTCCTAAATAAGAGTTTTTCACTTCTGTACAGTGACCTAAAACACATTGGTTTCCTGTGATTACACCACCTCGTATATAAGCTCCGTGGCGTACTTCTGTCTGAGGACCTAGGATACAGGGTCCTATAATATAAGCACCAGATTCTACATAAGCACCTTCAGCTATTTCGATTTTATCTATATTTTTTAAAAAAACTCCAGATTCTACAGTACCGTGGATTCCTGAAAAAGCATGATGAGTCAGCATCTCCTCCATAAGAGAAAGGATATCCCAGGTATAATATGCTTGAGATATAAGTTCTGGATAGGAAAAATCTTCAGGAGAAAATAGAGAAGAAGCAAAAGGAGACATTAAGTACCTTAATAATTTGCCTCAGCATTTTCATTCTTCGAAGATTTACTTACAACAAGTAAAGAAAAGTTATTGTGGGGGGGGCGTATCCTCATTTAAAAAAAGATAACCTACACCACGAATTGTAGAAATTTTAAAACCGTAAGGCCCGAGTTTTTTTCTTAAAGAAGCAATATGAACATCGACATTTCGAAGAATAATTTCTTTTGTGTTTCCTTTAATTTCTTCTAAAAGGTTTTTGCGTAAGCAGAGATGACCACGGTTCATAAGTAGTTTTTTTAGAATACCGGCTTCTGAGGGTGTTAAAAAAATTTTTCCTTCAGGACTTTCTATAGTGAGATTCAATACACGAAATACACGATCTCCAAAATTCAAGATTTCAGGAAAGGTATGTTCTAGAGATTCATGCTGACGAAAAAGAGCTCGAATTACGGCATCCAAAATATTTGCAGTAATAGGACGAAGTAAGTAACCACTAGCGCCGCGATTTAGTATGTCAACAATTGCCTGTTCTTCAAAAGAATCAAACAAAACAATGATTTCAAGATCTTTAGGTAGGCTCTGGATACCTGTTGCTTCTGAAAGTAATAGGTATTCACCAAAGGCAAGACCGGCTTCTGAAGGCTCTATCAACACACTAGAAACTTTAATTTTATAACCCGAAGTTTCTGCTAAGTTTTTTAATTGTAATGATAAATCGTGATCTTCAGTAATAAATAATACTGTTTTATTCATGAGCACAAATAAATGAAATAGATTGTATGAATGAATACGTAATACAAAGGGAGTTATTTTTCAAAGATCCTTTACAATTTTTAAATTTTCTTTTTTGAAAAATAATTTTGCATAAACGCAACGGTGTATATATAATTTAATTTTAACAAGTTAAAAAATCGTTCGCGTTAGTAAT is a window encoding:
- a CDS encoding FAD-dependent thymidylate synthase — translated: MLGREEKFSSNEKRCLSRFVTNLESNVFGLKNLPEVVKGALFSKYSRSLLGLRSLLLKEFIEHEESSSCFNETTDCVLGVQKAADFYQRILDNFGDDSVGELGGAHLAMENVSILAAKVLEDARIGGSPLEKSTRYVYFDQKVRGEYLYYRDPILMTSAFKDVFLGTCNFLFETYSDLIPQVRTHFEKLYPRDSEISESAYAKSLRAKVLDCIRGILPAATLTNLGFFANGRFWQNLIHKLQAHNLSELRLLGEQSLTELMKIIPSFLSRAEPHHHHHQAMLQYRQTLQKQMKSVAKHFALEKETSQTCSSVRLIYGDPEGIYKIAAAFLFPYSQRSFSDLIITCKQMSQEDLFQVLDSSVAARENRRHKSPRGLECVEFGFDIMADFGIYRDLQRHRTLTQERQLLSVNHGYTLPEDLLDTPMEKPYRDAMARAYEAYNQIAQEFPEEAQYVVPMAYNIRWFFHINVRALQWLCELRSQPQGHPNYRAVAINMTQEIIKFDPLYQMFFKFVNYSDVGLGRLHQEIRKEIPS
- a CDS encoding polyprenyl synthetase family protein; protein product: MNIIEIFNTYCPPIETAIEDALEEFGSPKHPLRAPIEYALKGGGKRIRPLLVCMIAQSLGLNHNVMDSALAIEFVHTSTLIADDLPCMDNDDERRGRASVHKAFNEVSALLASYALIPVAYSHLRLNAKKLKEKGYDPQAVDFAYNVVSDVIDKNIGFSGVLGGQYDDMFFLNQGKEHVQSIMIKKTSTLFEIACMSGWLFGGGDPNYAPVITEFAHNFGLLFQTKDDFLDLQQDRKNISLNYALLFGESEALELLNLSANNCLKLLESLVAGGLKNTLEFEALVEFLRNLDTHVLN
- a CDS encoding LpxA family transferase, with the protein product MSPFASSLFSPEDFSYPELISQAYYTWDILSLMEEMLTHHAFSGIHGTVESGVFLKNIDKIEIAEGAYVESGAYIIGPCILGPQTEVRHGAYIRGGVITGNQCVLGHCTEVKNSYLGHRVKAAHFAYLGDSVLSYGVNLGAGVRCANFRLDGEEICVYSNSEKLHTGRRKVGAFLGKNVSVGCNVVINPGHHIPPGILVYPGKVT
- a CDS encoding response regulator transcription factor yields the protein MLMNKTVLFITEDHDLSLQLKNLAETSGYKIKVSSVLIEPSEAGLAFGEYLLLSEATGIQSLPKDLEIIVLFDSFEEQAIVDILNRGASGYLLRPITANILDAVIRALFRQHESLEHTFPEILNFGDRVFRVLNLTIESPEGKIFLTPSEAGILKKLLMNRGHLCLRKNLLEEIKGNTKEIILRNVDVHIASLRKKLGPYGFKISTIRGVGYLFLNEDTPPPQ